In one Lolium rigidum isolate FL_2022 chromosome 3, APGP_CSIRO_Lrig_0.1, whole genome shotgun sequence genomic region, the following are encoded:
- the LOC124694720 gene encoding transcription repressor OFP12-like translates to MLGCFSRLRRPASTAGAPAPVQHPCDDASTSATSTSTTPTSPCSSSSSARFKKASLRDGGSRGGEADGAVAKEYLSSAVTVDSGLSSAIASRRFFLASPGRSNSIVDSSAHAGVIGLGAAGVAVPTYSPDPHADFLKSMEEMSAALQLDARRRGDRARLHELLLCYLALNDKRAHRYIVSAFTDLLLRLTATTDDLELDDEQDAL, encoded by the coding sequence ATGCTTGGCTGCTTCTCCCGGCTCCGGCGGCCGGCGTCTACAGCCGGGGCACCGGCGCCCGTGCAGCATCCGTGTGACGACGCTTCCACGTCTGCTACGTCGACCTCCACCACGCCCACCTCTCcgtgctcgtcctcctcctccgcccgcttcAAGAAAGCAAGCCTCCGGGACGGTGGCAGTAGAGGCGGTGAAGCCGACGGCGCCGTCGCGAAGGAGTACCTGTCTTCCGCGGTCACCGTGGACTCTGGGCTGTCGTCGGCCATCGCGTCCCGCCGGTTCTTCCTCGCCTCTCCAGGCCGGTCCAACTCCATCGTCGACTCGTCGGCGCACGCCGGGGTGATCGGTTTGGGCGCGGCCGGCGTGGCTGTGCCGACCTACTCGCCGGACCCGCACGCCGACTTCCTCAAGTCCATGGAGGAGATGTCAGCGGCGCTGCAGCTGGACGCCAGGCGGCGCGGCGACAGGGCGCGcctccacgagctgctgctctgcTACCTCGCGCTCAACGACAAGCGCGCACACAGGTACATCGTCAGCGCCTTCACCGACCTCCTGCTCCGCCTCACCGCCACCACCGACGACCTCGAGCTCGACGACGAGCAGGACGCCTTGTAG